One Dictyostelium discoideum AX4 chromosome 3 chromosome, whole genome shotgun sequence genomic region harbors:
- a CDS encoding TMS membrane protein/tumour differentially expressed family protein (Similar to TDE) produces the protein MQSFMTGAPGHHIQSIKKSTSTRLVYVVFFLLVSIVAYILSYWTFSWFNNLDVLKICSKGDNECKGALVVYRLTFGLALYHILLGLVMINVKSAGDSRAKLQDGYWPLKILLLGVLIFVSFFIPNSFFRVYTWISIFSAAIFIFIQLVLLIECAYSLNESCVRKIEDEGHSGKKWYVLLCVLSFGSIALAVAGTVLMLVFYGRGSCSINQFYIVFNLGICLIVGVLSISEKVREYRPSSGLFQSGVVMLYCTYLIYSAINSEPPGTCSSNNTSSPKESTIIIGAVFTIISVCYSAFRSSDSTELLGNHNHYSSIPTDPNAETTGVADDECECTAYNYSFFHFTFACGAMYLSALLTNWATMTSTDITSSSTSSSNSTISVDSGMVSVWVKVVSSWVVVLLYLWTLIGPILLRNRVWD, from the exons ATGCAATCTTTTATGACCGGTGCACCag gTCATCATatacaatcaattaaaaaatcaacatcaactaGACTTGTATATgtagttttctttttattagtATCAATTGTAGCATATATACTTAGTTATTGGACTTTTTCAtggtttaataatttagatg tattaaaaatttgtaGTAAAGGTGATAATGAATGTAAAGGAGCATTAGTAGTTTATAGACTTACATTTGGATTAGCATTATATCATATTTTATTAGGATTAGTAATGATAAATGTAAAGAGTGCAGGTGATTCAAGAGCAAAACTTCAAGATGGTTATTGGCCTTTAAAAATCCTATTATTAggtgttttaatatttgtatcATTTTTCAtaccaaattcattttttagaGTATACACTTGGATATCGATTTTCAGTGCAGcaatattcattttcattcaaTTGGTATTATTGATAGAATGTGCCTACTCTTTGAACGAGAGTTGTGTTAGAAAGATTGAAGATGAGGGACACAGTGGAAAGAAATGGTATGTATTGTTGTGTGTACTTAGTTTTGGAAGTATTGCACTTGCAGTCGCCGGTACAGTATTGATGTTGGTATTCTATGGTAGAGGCAGTTGTTCGATCAATCAATTCTACATTGTTTTCAATTTGGGTATTTGTTTAATCGTTGGTGTACTTTCAATTAGTGAAAAAGTTAGAGAATATAGACCATCAAGTGGTTTATTCCAAAGTGGTGTGGTTATGTTGTATTGTACCTATTTGATTTATTCAGCAATCAATAGTGAACCACCAGGAACTtgttcatcaaataatacctCATCACCAAAAGAGTCAACTATTATCATTGGTGCTGTATTTACAATCATTTCAGTTTGTTACTCTGCATTTAGATCAAGTGATTCAACAGAACTATTGGGAAATCATAATCATTATTCAAGTATTCCAACCGATCCAAATGCTGAAACAACTGGTGTTGCTGATGATGAATGTGAATGTACTGCTTATAATTATTCTTTCTTTCATTTCACTTTTGCATGTGGTGCAATGTATCTATCTGCTCTCTTAACAAATTGGGCAACTATGACAAGTACCGATATCACCTCCTCTTCCACTTCCTCTTCAAATTCTACAATTAGTGTTGATTCTGGTATGGTTTCTGTTTGGGTTAAAGTTGTTAGTTCTTGGGTTGTAGTTTTATTATATCTTTGGACTTTAATTGGACCAATATTATTAAGAAATAG